The following are encoded in a window of Rhizobium sp. WYJ-E13 genomic DNA:
- the ptsN gene encoding PTS IIA-like nitrogen regulatory protein PtsN, with protein MALADLLHQDAIIPALRVNSKKQLLQELAAKASRTTGLSEREIFDVILQRERLGSTGVGNGIAIPHGKLVNIHAIVGIFARLEQPVDFEALDDQPVDLVFLLLAPEGAGADHLKALSRIARVLRDHDLVAKLRATDSASAIYAFLNEEQTSNAA; from the coding sequence ATGGCATTGGCAGATTTGCTGCACCAGGATGCGATCATTCCCGCCCTCAGGGTAAATTCCAAGAAACAGTTGCTTCAGGAATTGGCAGCAAAAGCCTCCAGGACTACGGGGCTTTCCGAACGGGAAATCTTCGATGTGATCCTGCAACGCGAACGCCTGGGCTCGACCGGCGTCGGCAACGGCATCGCCATTCCCCACGGCAAGCTTGTCAATATCCACGCCATCGTCGGTATTTTCGCCCGGCTGGAACAGCCGGTCGATTTCGAAGCGCTGGACGACCAGCCGGTCGATCTGGTGTTCCTGCTGCTGGCGCCGGAAGGCGCCGGCGCCGATCATCTGAAGGCGCTTTCCCGCATCGCCCGCGTGCTGCGCGACCATGATCTGGTCGCCAAGCTGCGCGCGACCGACTCCGCCTCGGCGATTTATGCCTTCCTCAACGAAGAGCAGACGTCGAACGCTGCCTGA
- a CDS encoding methyl-accepting chemotaxis protein, whose translation MFIFRMKSLAAKLIVITGAAIALVLVVSNLFLIDQTRNRVQTLTLDQANSEAKSIANEIAANVGELASAARTMSGVVGRGHEGKILDRKGIISILKANLEQNAFAFGSWFCEQLGAFDGKTTEIANNTDEGTNKVGAFTPYWSKTRTGDIQFSTFDNDYAAEWWKLAANSGKGAITVPYLAEGTDVPTLLTSIAYPVMSGGKMIGVEGVDISLKSLTDKVQALRPFGSGRVTLIAQNGNWIVAPLPDLMSKPYGDNPGSADVTAALSSMKVGLVKNLSFDGLDPFDRVVYPFAVPGLNANWVVLVDVPHTAMNAPVQDQTFMMIVNGIIVLGAVLVALYFAVRSLVQRPLAGLVSSVKALSDGKYDETVAGQTRADEIGSVAKALEGFRFALADTRRLEAEADNQRLAAETERGRSESERQQSVSLQRHIVSIVGAGLSELSQGNLGHRITEEFPGEYGKLKQDFNAALASLEETINTMSLSVVNIGSGTGEISNSASDLAKRTEQQAASLEETAAALNELTAQVNSSAENARTAADNVNLACEDAEKSGEVVQKAIASMHGIEQSSTEVSRIIGVIDEIAFQTNLLALNAGVEAARAGEAGKGFAVVAQEVRELAQRSANAAKEIKTLINTSAVQVKEGVDLVGRAGETLHKIAEQVMGINGLIRQISASASEQAVGLKEINQAVNQMDQVTQQNAAMVEETTAASVTLNDEAQTLKTLVTRFRVSSQGNAAAALRSTAQQMRAPAAPTPRAAAPAPRRAVAQSRGSAAVAQDNWEEF comes from the coding sequence ATGTTCATTTTCAGAATGAAATCGCTTGCGGCGAAGCTCATTGTCATTACCGGTGCCGCCATTGCACTGGTGCTTGTCGTTTCGAACCTCTTTCTCATCGACCAGACCCGTAACCGCGTCCAGACCCTGACACTGGATCAGGCCAACTCCGAAGCCAAATCGATCGCCAACGAGATTGCAGCCAATGTCGGCGAGCTTGCGAGCGCTGCCCGCACCATGTCGGGCGTCGTCGGACGCGGGCATGAAGGCAAGATCCTCGATCGCAAGGGCATCATCAGCATTCTGAAGGCCAATCTCGAACAGAACGCTTTCGCCTTCGGCAGCTGGTTCTGCGAGCAGCTTGGCGCCTTCGACGGCAAGACCACTGAGATCGCCAACAACACCGATGAAGGCACCAACAAAGTCGGGGCCTTCACGCCCTACTGGTCGAAGACCAGGACCGGCGACATCCAGTTCTCGACCTTCGACAACGATTACGCCGCCGAATGGTGGAAGCTTGCTGCCAATAGCGGCAAGGGCGCGATCACCGTGCCCTACCTCGCCGAAGGCACCGACGTTCCCACGCTGCTGACCTCGATTGCCTATCCGGTCATGTCCGGCGGCAAGATGATCGGCGTGGAAGGCGTCGATATTTCACTGAAGTCGCTCACCGACAAGGTGCAGGCGCTGCGCCCCTTCGGCTCCGGCCGTGTGACGCTGATCGCCCAGAACGGCAACTGGATCGTTGCTCCACTCCCCGATCTGATGTCCAAGCCCTATGGCGACAATCCTGGCTCTGCCGACGTGACGGCTGCGCTTTCGTCCATGAAGGTCGGCCTCGTCAAGAACCTCAGCTTCGATGGCCTCGATCCCTTCGACCGCGTCGTCTATCCCTTCGCCGTCCCCGGCCTGAACGCCAACTGGGTCGTGCTGGTCGACGTTCCGCACACGGCGATGAATGCGCCGGTTCAGGACCAGACCTTCATGATGATTGTCAACGGCATCATTGTGCTGGGCGCCGTCCTAGTCGCCCTCTACTTCGCTGTCCGGTCGCTGGTGCAGCGTCCGCTCGCTGGCCTGGTTTCCAGCGTCAAGGCGCTGAGCGACGGAAAATACGACGAAACGGTCGCCGGCCAGACCCGCGCCGATGAAATCGGATCGGTCGCCAAGGCTCTCGAAGGCTTCCGCTTCGCGCTTGCCGATACGCGGCGTCTCGAAGCCGAGGCCGACAACCAGCGCCTCGCCGCCGAAACCGAACGCGGTCGCTCGGAATCGGAGCGCCAGCAATCAGTCAGCCTGCAGCGTCACATCGTCTCGATCGTTGGTGCAGGCCTTTCCGAACTCTCGCAGGGCAATCTCGGCCACCGCATCACCGAGGAATTCCCCGGCGAATACGGCAAGCTGAAGCAGGACTTCAACGCTGCGCTCGCTAGCCTTGAGGAAACCATCAACACGATGAGCCTCAGCGTCGTCAATATCGGCTCCGGCACGGGTGAAATCAGCAACAGCGCCTCCGACCTTGCCAAGCGTACCGAACAGCAGGCCGCAAGCCTGGAAGAGACGGCAGCAGCGCTCAACGAGCTGACCGCCCAGGTCAATTCCAGCGCCGAGAACGCTCGTACGGCCGCTGACAACGTCAATCTCGCCTGTGAAGACGCCGAGAAATCAGGTGAAGTGGTGCAGAAGGCGATTGCCTCCATGCACGGTATCGAACAGTCGTCGACGGAAGTTTCGCGCATCATCGGCGTCATCGACGAAATCGCCTTCCAGACGAACCTCTTGGCTCTGAACGCTGGTGTCGAGGCTGCGCGCGCCGGTGAAGCCGGCAAAGGCTTTGCAGTCGTCGCACAGGAAGTCCGGGAACTCGCTCAGCGTTCAGCGAATGCCGCCAAGGAGATCAAGACGCTGATCAACACCTCAGCCGTCCAGGTCAAGGAAGGCGTCGACCTCGTCGGGCGCGCCGGCGAGACGCTGCACAAGATTGCCGAGCAGGTGATGGGCATCAATGGCCTCATCCGCCAGATCTCGGCTTCGGCCAGCGAACAGGCCGTCGGCCTGAAGGAGATCAACCAAGCCGTGAACCAGATGGACCAGGTCACGCAACAGAACGCCGCGATGGTGGAAGAAACGACCGCAGCCAGCGTGACACTGAACGACGAGGCTCAGACGCTGAAAACACTGGTCACCCGCTTCCGTGTCTCCAGCCAGGGCAATGCCGCGGCAGCACTGCGCTCCACCGCACAGCAGATGCGCGCACCGGCTGCGCCGACACCACGCGCCGCTGCTCCGGCACCGCGCCGGGCCGTTGCCCAGTCCCGCGGCTCGGCCGCTGTGGCCCAGGACAATTGGGAAGAGTTCTGA
- a CDS encoding ribokinase — translation MITVFGSINMDLIATTERLPKPGETVAGNSFATAAGGKGANQALAARRAGRYVHMAGAVGKDAFADAALELLDGAGTDLSLVSHVEGPTGTALILVGGDGENMIAVIPGANGKVNGDSAEAAVSAMNEGDILMLQLEIPVEAVERALAASRAKGVTSILNLAPLIPDAPRLGRLADIVIANETEFERLAGQENMSADDREAALERLHAETGQTLIVTLGGDGVIAIRGGEISRAQGLIIEPVDTVGAGDTFCGYFAASLDEGLDFNSALRRAAVAGSLACLKPGAQPSIPLAAEVADRI, via the coding sequence ATGATCACAGTATTCGGCTCCATCAATATGGACCTCATCGCCACCACCGAGCGCCTGCCGAAGCCCGGCGAAACCGTTGCCGGCAACAGCTTTGCGACGGCAGCCGGCGGCAAGGGCGCCAATCAGGCGCTCGCTGCCCGACGCGCAGGCCGCTATGTCCATATGGCGGGCGCTGTCGGCAAGGATGCCTTTGCCGACGCCGCCCTCGAACTGCTCGATGGCGCCGGCACCGATCTTTCCCTCGTCAGCCATGTCGAGGGGCCGACGGGCACAGCCCTCATTCTCGTCGGCGGCGACGGCGAGAACATGATCGCCGTCATTCCCGGTGCGAACGGCAAGGTCAACGGCGACAGCGCCGAGGCCGCCGTCAGCGCCATGAATGAGGGCGACATACTGATGCTGCAGCTCGAAATCCCGGTCGAGGCGGTCGAGCGTGCGCTTGCCGCCTCTCGCGCAAAGGGCGTCACCAGCATTCTCAATCTTGCGCCGCTCATTCCGGATGCCCCGCGCCTCGGTCGGCTTGCCGATATCGTCATTGCCAATGAGACCGAGTTCGAGCGGCTGGCGGGACAGGAAAACATGAGCGCCGACGATCGCGAGGCGGCATTGGAGCGCCTGCATGCAGAAACCGGCCAGACCTTGATCGTCACGCTCGGCGGCGATGGGGTCATCGCGATCCGGGGTGGCGAGATTTCTCGCGCGCAAGGCCTGATCATCGAACCTGTCGACACGGTCGGAGCAGGCGATACGTTCTGCGGCTACTTCGCCGCAAGCCTCGATGAGGGACTGGATTTCAACTCGGCGCTGCGGCGTGCAGCGGTTGCCGGCTCGCTCGCCTGCCTGAAGCCGGGGGCTCAGCCCTCCATTCCGCTCGCAGCCGAAGTCGCAGACAGAATATAG
- a CDS encoding DNA recombination protein RmuC, translating to MTMTPDSLTISLPILSPGVLAVAGGALAVIILVTIVFALRSAGIRREEAEEAHLRAAESEARMAELLKIQAEMQGRISTMTEVFGARQAELNHAINQRLDGMSQRMNSTLTEQTKSTHDNLQKLQERLAVIDVAQNNIQTLAKDVVGLQAILSNKQTRGAFGQSRMETIVADGLPMGAYAFQQTLSNGSRPDCTIRMPNGAPPLVIDAKFPLEAWNAIRDAGGADDGKLAGQQFRRDMEVHIKDISEKYLIQGETQDTAFLFVPSESIFAEIHENFEAIVQKAHRARVVIVSPSLLMLSIQVIQAVLKDQRMRAQAHVIQGEVALLMDDLGRLDERVRKLQGHFSQTQRDVDQIITSADKLTKRGAKIEALEFEASGDGKQPQVSEPPAKSVESRTGLLKLRVVDEE from the coding sequence ATGACCATGACACCCGACTCACTCACCATTTCCCTGCCCATACTGAGCCCTGGCGTGCTTGCGGTCGCTGGCGGTGCGCTCGCCGTCATCATTCTCGTGACGATCGTGTTTGCGCTGCGCAGCGCCGGCATTCGTCGCGAGGAGGCAGAAGAGGCCCATCTTCGCGCTGCAGAAAGCGAAGCGCGCATGGCCGAACTTCTAAAAATCCAGGCCGAGATGCAGGGGCGCATCTCGACCATGACGGAAGTCTTTGGTGCACGGCAGGCCGAACTCAATCATGCGATCAACCAGCGGCTCGACGGCATGTCGCAACGCATGAACTCGACGCTGACCGAGCAGACAAAATCAACGCATGACAACCTGCAGAAGCTGCAGGAGCGCCTCGCGGTGATCGATGTCGCCCAGAACAATATCCAGACGCTCGCCAAGGATGTCGTGGGGCTGCAGGCCATTCTTTCCAACAAGCAGACGCGCGGGGCTTTCGGCCAGTCGCGCATGGAAACGATCGTCGCCGATGGCTTGCCTATGGGCGCCTATGCCTTCCAGCAGACGCTTTCCAACGGCTCGCGGCCGGACTGTACGATCCGGATGCCGAACGGGGCACCGCCGCTGGTCATCGATGCCAAATTTCCGCTCGAAGCGTGGAACGCGATCCGCGATGCAGGCGGCGCAGACGACGGCAAGCTTGCCGGCCAGCAGTTTCGCCGAGACATGGAAGTCCACATCAAGGATATTTCCGAGAAATATCTGATCCAGGGCGAGACGCAGGACACGGCTTTCCTCTTCGTTCCCTCGGAATCGATCTTCGCTGAAATTCACGAGAATTTCGAGGCGATCGTGCAGAAGGCTCACCGCGCACGCGTCGTCATCGTCTCGCCTTCGCTCTTGATGCTGTCGATCCAGGTCATCCAGGCCGTTCTGAAAGACCAGCGCATGCGGGCACAGGCGCACGTCATCCAGGGCGAAGTCGCCCTCCTCATGGACGATCTCGGCCGGCTCGACGAACGCGTACGCAAGCTGCAGGGACATTTTTCCCAGACGCAGCGCGACGTGGACCAGATCATTACCTCGGCGGACAAGCTCACCAAGCGCGGCGCGAAGATCGAGGCGCTGGAATTTGAAGCGAGTGGTGACGGCAAGCAGCCGCAGGTGAGTGAGCCGCCGGCGAAATCTGTCGAAAGCAGGACCGGACTGCTCAAGCTCAGGGTGGTTGACGAGGAGTAA
- a CDS encoding globin-coupled sensor protein produces the protein MTPQQTDNALRQRLDFIELDDEARKNLRELRPAISELLGGALDKFYGKLAKTPAVAGFFSDKAHMGHAKKRQQEHWGNLSGGNFDERYVNGVTAVGRTHARIGLEPRWYIGGYALVMSELVRGLMEKQWPSFFARQQGKALAEKLTAVIKAAMLDMDYSISVYLQALEEKRHALEEERARSEADQALALEHLRRGLEALSRGDLEATLPAHLPGNFRQMAEDYNRAVNALRDSFTSVRATSSHILEGADVMSKATDDLALRTAQQAAGVEESSAALQQLSVSVSQTAANAEKASGAVRETQEKAKNSGELVTSAVSAMAGIEKSSTEIAKIIGVIDEIAFQTNLLALNAGVEAARAGDAGKGFAVVAQEVRQLAQRTADAAKEIKNLISESSTQVNEGVNIVSSTGEALSDMISRIDIINSFVADIAAAARDQATGVNEVSVAIRNMDTITQQNSGMVERTSAETRRLKDEVENLIELLQRFRARAEGGQAAGVARRAA, from the coding sequence ATGACTCCCCAGCAGACCGACAATGCCCTCAGGCAGCGCCTTGACTTCATTGAGCTTGACGATGAGGCGCGCAAGAACCTCCGGGAGCTGCGGCCGGCGATCTCGGAGCTTCTCGGCGGCGCACTCGACAAATTTTACGGCAAGCTTGCAAAGACCCCGGCTGTCGCAGGCTTTTTCTCCGACAAGGCCCATATGGGCCACGCCAAGAAGCGTCAGCAGGAACATTGGGGCAATCTTTCGGGCGGCAATTTCGACGAGCGCTATGTGAACGGCGTTACGGCCGTCGGCCGCACCCATGCCCGTATCGGCCTGGAGCCGCGCTGGTATATCGGCGGTTATGCGCTCGTCATGTCGGAGCTCGTTCGGGGCCTGATGGAAAAGCAGTGGCCATCGTTCTTTGCCCGCCAGCAGGGAAAGGCGCTCGCCGAAAAGCTGACTGCCGTCATCAAGGCAGCGATGCTCGACATGGATTATTCCATCTCCGTCTATCTCCAGGCGCTCGAGGAAAAACGCCACGCGCTGGAAGAAGAACGCGCCCGCTCCGAAGCAGATCAGGCGCTGGCGCTGGAACATCTGCGCCGCGGCCTCGAAGCGCTGTCGCGCGGCGATCTCGAAGCGACCCTTCCTGCCCATCTGCCCGGCAATTTTCGCCAGATGGCTGAAGACTATAACAGGGCCGTCAACGCTCTTCGCGATTCTTTCACCTCCGTCCGCGCGACCTCCAGCCACATTCTCGAAGGCGCCGATGTGATGTCCAAGGCGACGGACGATCTCGCCTTGCGCACAGCGCAGCAGGCAGCCGGCGTCGAAGAAAGCTCGGCTGCTCTGCAGCAGCTTTCCGTCAGTGTCAGCCAGACTGCTGCCAATGCCGAGAAGGCATCTGGCGCCGTGCGCGAAACGCAGGAGAAAGCCAAGAATTCCGGCGAACTCGTCACCAGCGCCGTTTCGGCCATGGCCGGTATCGAGAAGTCTTCCACCGAGATCGCCAAGATCATCGGCGTCATCGATGAGATCGCTTTCCAGACCAACCTGCTGGCGCTGAACGCCGGCGTCGAAGCCGCCCGTGCCGGTGATGCCGGCAAGGGCTTCGCCGTCGTCGCACAGGAGGTTCGTCAGCTTGCCCAGCGCACGGCCGATGCCGCCAAGGAGATCAAGAACCTGATCTCCGAAAGCTCCACGCAGGTGAACGAGGGCGTCAACATCGTCAGCAGCACCGGTGAGGCGCTGAGCGACATGATCAGCCGCATCGACATCATCAACAGCTTCGTTGCCGATATCGCCGCCGCCGCGCGGGATCAGGCGACCGGCGTCAACGAGGTGAGCGTGGCGATCCGCAATATGGACACCATCACCCAGCAGAATTCCGGCATGGTCGAGCGTACGTCCGCCGAAACCCGCAGGCTGAAGGATGAAGTCGAAAACCTCATCGAACTGCTGCAGCGTTTCCGCGCACGCGCCGAAGGCGGTCAGGCCGCGGGTGTCGCTCGCCGCGCAGCCTGA
- the def gene encoding peptide deformylase, translated as MTIKPLIILPDPVLRQVSKPIERVDADLQRLSDDMLETMYDAPGIGLAAIQIGIARRMLVIDLSKEGEDKQPLVFINPEIVSSSDDRSVYEEGCLSIPDYYAEVERPAKVTVKYLDREGKEQSVEADGLLATCLQHEIDHLNGVLFIDHISRLKREMVIKKFTKASKSKAL; from the coding sequence ATGACCATCAAGCCACTCATCATTCTTCCCGATCCGGTTCTCCGTCAGGTTTCCAAGCCGATCGAGCGAGTCGATGCCGATCTCCAGCGGCTTTCCGACGACATGCTGGAAACCATGTACGACGCACCGGGCATCGGCCTTGCTGCGATCCAGATCGGCATTGCGCGCCGCATGCTCGTCATCGATCTGTCGAAGGAAGGCGAGGATAAACAGCCGCTCGTCTTCATCAATCCGGAGATCGTCAGCTCCTCGGACGACCGGTCCGTCTATGAGGAAGGCTGCCTTTCCATTCCCGACTACTACGCGGAGGTCGAACGCCCCGCGAAAGTCACGGTCAAATATCTGGATCGCGAAGGTAAGGAACAGAGTGTAGAGGCCGATGGGCTTCTGGCGACCTGCCTCCAGCACGAGATCGATCACCTGAACGGCGTGCTCTTCATCGATCATATCTCGCGGCTGAAGCGCGAAATGGTGATCAAGAAATTCACCAAGGCTTCCAAGTCCAAGGCGCTCTAG
- the fmt gene encoding methionyl-tRNA formyltransferase, with protein sequence MSLRIVFMGTPEFSVPTLRLLVEAGHQIVAVYTQPPRPGGRRGLDLQKSPVHQAAELFGLPVFTPVNFKDPEERERFRALNADVGVVVAYGLLLPEAILTGTRYGCYNGHASLLPRWRGAAPIQRAIMAGDEKTGMMVMKMDKGLDTGDVALTREVEIGPNMTSGELHDRLMHVGAKAMAEAMVKLEMDDLPLTPQPAEGVLYAAKIDKAETRIDFSRDAKDVHNHIRGLAPFPGAWFELEINGKAERVKVLGSELAAAEGAAGTLLTDDFVVACGAGAIRLTRLQKAGGKPLAAGDFLHGTPLAAGTRLA encoded by the coding sequence ATGTCTCTTCGTATCGTTTTCATGGGAACGCCCGAGTTTTCCGTCCCGACGCTGCGCCTGCTTGTGGAGGCGGGCCACCAGATCGTCGCCGTCTATACCCAGCCGCCGCGGCCCGGTGGACGGCGTGGGCTCGATCTCCAGAAATCGCCGGTACACCAGGCGGCTGAGCTGTTCGGCCTGCCGGTCTTTACGCCGGTCAATTTCAAAGACCCCGAAGAGCGTGAACGTTTCCGCGCGCTTAATGCTGATGTCGGCGTCGTCGTCGCCTATGGCCTGTTGCTGCCCGAGGCTATCCTGACCGGCACGCGTTACGGCTGCTATAACGGCCATGCCTCGCTGCTGCCGCGCTGGCGTGGCGCTGCGCCCATCCAGCGGGCGATCATGGCCGGCGATGAAAAGACCGGCATGATGGTCATGAAGATGGACAAGGGTCTCGATACCGGCGACGTCGCGCTGACCCGCGAAGTTGAGATCGGCCCGAACATGACATCGGGCGAACTGCACGATAGACTGATGCATGTTGGCGCAAAGGCGATGGCCGAAGCCATGGTCAAGCTGGAGATGGACGATCTGCCGCTCACCCCCCAGCCGGCCGAAGGCGTGCTCTACGCCGCCAAGATCGACAAGGCGGAAACACGCATCGATTTCAGCCGCGACGCCAAAGACGTTCACAACCATATCCGAGGCCTCGCACCCTTCCCGGGTGCCTGGTTCGAACTCGAGATCAACGGTAAAGCTGAGCGCGTGAAGGTGCTCGGCTCCGAACTTGCGGCGGCTGAGGGGGCGGCCGGCACACTTCTGACCGACGATTTCGTGGTTGCCTGCGGGGCGGGCGCCATCCGCCTTACAAGGCTGCAGAAGGCCGGTGGCAAACCGCTCGCCGCCGGCGACTTCCTTCACGGTACGCCGCTTGCCGCGGGCACGAGGCTCGCCTGA
- the truA gene encoding tRNA pseudouridine(38-40) synthase TruA, which translates to MPRYRMIVEYDGGPYVGWQRQDNGPSVQGAIEKAIFSASGDTVSIRGAGRTDSGVHGMGQVIHADLSKDWSPFKLQNALNAHLKLAREKVAILSVEVTSAFFDARFSALRRHYLYRIISRRAPLALEAGKAWWVPKLLDHEVMHAAAQRLVGKHDFSTFRSAHCQANSPVRTLDRLDVTRNGELIEIRATAQSFLHNQIRSFAGTLKLAGEGKWTSDDVRSALDARDRKACGPVAPPDGLYFMQVDYPEVITDRRKPMDENDDGDDLS; encoded by the coding sequence ATGCCGCGATACCGCATGATCGTCGAATATGACGGCGGCCCCTATGTCGGCTGGCAGCGGCAGGACAACGGCCCATCGGTGCAGGGTGCAATCGAAAAGGCGATCTTTTCGGCAAGTGGCGATACCGTTTCGATTCGCGGTGCGGGCCGCACCGATTCCGGCGTCCATGGCATGGGTCAAGTCATCCATGCCGATCTTTCTAAGGACTGGTCGCCTTTCAAGCTTCAGAATGCGCTGAATGCTCATCTGAAGCTTGCTCGCGAGAAGGTAGCGATCCTCAGTGTCGAGGTGACGAGCGCGTTCTTCGACGCCCGCTTTTCCGCACTCCGCCGGCACTATCTCTATCGCATCATCAGCCGTCGCGCGCCGCTGGCGCTGGAAGCGGGCAAGGCATGGTGGGTGCCGAAGCTGCTGGATCACGAGGTCATGCATGCCGCAGCCCAGAGGCTCGTCGGCAAGCACGATTTCTCGACGTTCCGTTCGGCCCACTGCCAGGCAAACAGTCCGGTGCGTACGCTCGACCGGCTGGACGTGACCCGCAATGGCGAACTGATCGAAATTCGCGCCACCGCACAGAGCTTTCTGCACAACCAGATCCGCTCCTTCGCCGGAACGCTCAAACTGGCGGGTGAGGGCAAGTGGACGTCAGATGATGTGCGGTCGGCACTCGATGCACGCGATCGCAAGGCCTGCGGTCCCGTGGCGCCGCCGGACGGGCTCTATTTCATGCAGGTTGATTATCCCGAGGTGATCACCGATCGCCGCAAGCCGATGGATGAAAACGATGACGGTGACGATCTATCATAA
- the dapE gene encoding succinyl-diaminopimelate desuccinylase, with translation MTATNPVANLQKLIRCPSVTPAEGGALSALEAMLSPLGFKIERMIAQEAGTPDVENLYARLGTEGPHLMFAGHTDVVPVGDEGAWTHPPFAAEIAGGELFGRGAVDMKGGIACFAAAVARHVEKHGVPKGSISFLITGDEEGPSINGTIKVLQWAAERGETWDACVVGEPTNPNKLGDMIKIGRRGSLSGKIVVHGVQGHAAYPHLADNPVRGMLQLTQALMDPPFDAGTDNFQPSNLEVTTIDVGNPATNVIPAKALASFNIRFNDTWTADTLRAEIIRRLDAAAADGILRPGREPVKYEIIWADRPSHVFLTRNNALIASLSSAVESVTGASPALSTTGGTSDARFIKDYCPVVEFGLVGQTMHMVDERVAIADLETLTAIYETFIERWFENAGV, from the coding sequence ATGACCGCCACGAATCCTGTTGCCAATCTTCAGAAGTTGATCCGCTGCCCGTCCGTGACGCCGGCAGAAGGTGGCGCACTTTCGGCGCTGGAAGCGATGCTTTCGCCGCTCGGTTTCAAGATCGAACGAATGATTGCGCAAGAGGCCGGCACGCCCGACGTCGAAAACCTCTATGCCCGCCTCGGCACCGAGGGACCGCATCTGATGTTTGCAGGGCATACCGATGTCGTGCCTGTCGGCGACGAAGGCGCCTGGACGCATCCGCCCTTTGCCGCCGAGATCGCCGGTGGCGAGCTTTTCGGCCGTGGCGCGGTCGACATGAAAGGCGGCATTGCCTGCTTTGCCGCAGCCGTTGCCCGGCATGTCGAGAAGCATGGCGTACCGAAGGGCTCGATTTCCTTCCTGATCACGGGCGACGAGGAAGGCCCGTCGATCAACGGTACGATCAAGGTTCTGCAATGGGCCGCCGAACGCGGCGAGACTTGGGATGCCTGCGTCGTCGGTGAGCCCACCAATCCGAACAAGCTCGGCGACATGATCAAGATCGGCCGTCGGGGTTCGCTCTCCGGCAAGATTGTCGTGCATGGCGTGCAGGGTCATGCCGCCTATCCGCACCTCGCCGACAATCCGGTGCGCGGCATGCTGCAGCTGACCCAGGCGCTCATGGATCCGCCCTTCGATGCCGGCACCGACAATTTCCAGCCGTCCAACCTCGAAGTCACGACTATCGATGTCGGCAATCCGGCGACGAACGTCATTCCGGCCAAGGCTCTAGCAAGCTTCAACATCCGCTTCAACGATACCTGGACGGCAGATACGCTGCGGGCCGAGATCATCCGGCGCCTCGATGCGGCGGCTGCGGACGGTATATTGCGGCCGGGCCGCGAGCCGGTGAAATATGAGATCATCTGGGCCGACCGGCCGAGCCACGTCTTCCTGACGCGCAACAATGCGCTGATCGCCTCACTGTCCTCGGCTGTCGAGAGCGTCACCGGTGCATCGCCGGCGCTGTCGACGACGGGCGGCACGTCTGATGCGCGCTTCATCAAGGATTATTGTCCGGTCGTGGAATTCGGCCTCGTCGGCCAGACCATGCATATGGTCGACGAGCGCGTCGCCATTGCGGATCTGGAGACGCTGACGGCGATCTACGAAACCTTCATCGAACGTTGGTTTGAGAATGCCGGGGTTTGA